One Fusobacterium ulcerans DNA segment encodes these proteins:
- a CDS encoding D-sedoheptulose-7-phosphate isomerase, with translation MKKSTNILIENLIIRFPKLSNCKVEIENSILEIVNCYKNKGKLLICGNGGSASDSLHIVGELMKSFVLPRKLENKYIDKIKNTFPQEAEYFINNLQSSLPAIALVSEISLITAYSNDNNSELVFAQQVLGYGNEGDILIAISTSGNSKNVIYASQISKIKGMKIISLTGKFGGKLKDISDININVEEEETYIIQEYHLPIYHTLCLGVENEMFGEE, from the coding sequence TTGAAAAAATCTACAAATATATTAATAGAGAATTTAATTATAAGATTTCCTAAATTATCTAATTGTAAGGTAGAAATAGAGAATTCAATATTAGAGATAGTAAATTGCTATAAAAATAAAGGGAAATTGCTAATTTGTGGCAACGGTGGAAGTGCTTCAGATTCTTTACATATAGTAGGAGAACTCATGAAAAGCTTTGTTCTTCCAAGAAAATTAGAAAATAAATATATAGATAAAATTAAAAATACATTTCCACAAGAAGCAGAATATTTTATAAATAACTTACAGAGCTCATTACCTGCAATAGCTTTGGTAAGTGAAATTTCATTGATAACAGCTTATAGCAATGATAATAATTCTGAACTTGTTTTTGCTCAACAGGTATTAGGTTATGGGAATGAAGGAGATATATTAATAGCTATAAGTACATCAGGAAATTCAAAAAATGTTATTTATGCTTCGCAAATATCTAAAATTAAAGGGATGAAAATAATTTCGTTGACAGGAAAGTTTGGTGGAAAATTAAAAGATATATCAGATATAAATATAAATGTTGAAGAAGAGGAAACATATATTATTCAAGAATATCATTTGCCGATTTACCATACTCTATGTTTAGGAGTAGAAAATGAAATGTTTGGGGAGGAATAA
- a CDS encoding glycosyltransferase — MEKTKVSVLMSIYSKEKAEYFRKSLNSILEQTYLPDEIVLVKDGPLTEELEQVIKEYKNKINMKTVPLEKNKGLGLALREGVLNCSNEIIIRMDTDDIMHPKKIFEQVKIFTEKKDLILVGTNGYDFDKDKNDIISERILPEKNEEILKFSKRRCPFIHAGIGFKKSYVIKVGNYHDCFWFEDYDLFLRMLKLGKGYNIQENLLYIRSNLDVYDRRGGISYIKNEIKALTKFYKEGYMNTYYYLTNIVIRSGVRICGNRLRKIIYKNFLRKELKKR; from the coding sequence ATGGAGAAAACAAAAGTATCAGTTTTGATGTCAATATACTCTAAAGAAAAAGCTGAGTATTTTAGAAAAAGTTTGAATAGTATATTGGAGCAAACTTATTTGCCAGATGAAATAGTTTTGGTAAAAGATGGGCCTTTAACAGAGGAATTAGAACAAGTAATAAAAGAGTATAAAAATAAGATAAACATGAAAACAGTTCCTTTAGAAAAAAATAAAGGATTAGGACTAGCATTAAGAGAAGGAGTACTAAATTGTTCAAATGAAATAATAATAAGAATGGATACAGATGATATTATGCATCCTAAGAAAATATTTGAACAAGTAAAAATTTTTACTGAAAAAAAAGATTTAATCTTAGTTGGAACTAATGGATATGATTTTGATAAAGATAAAAATGATATTATCTCAGAAAGAATTTTACCTGAAAAGAATGAAGAAATTTTAAAATTTTCAAAAAGAAGATGTCCATTTATACATGCAGGAATAGGTTTTAAAAAAAGTTATGTAATAAAAGTAGGAAATTATCATGATTGTTTTTGGTTTGAAGATTATGATTTATTTTTAAGAATGTTGAAGTTAGGCAAAGGATATAATATTCAAGAAAATTTACTTTACATAAGGAGTAATTTGGATGTTTATGACAGAAGAGGAGGGATTTCATATATCAAAAATGAAATAAAAGCTTTAACAAAGTTTTATAAAGAAGGATATATGAATACTTATTATTATCTAACAAATATTGTAATTAGATCAGGGGTAAGAATTTGTGGAAATAGGCTAAGAAAAATAATTTATAAAAACTTTCTAAGAAAAGAGTTAAAAAAGAGGTGA
- a CDS encoding glycosyltransferase family 4 protein produces MKEILFITNRLKKDNKSGGYLGSKRNLENIVTIFGKEKVDIYDVISKNIFSRIVSITFFNRLESSSLIIENKIIKKIEIENYNIIFLDNSGFGYLAEKIKKKFPEKKIIIFCHDINYCFFSSILIEYKKDKFNLKSFFRILKAKKEIFNAKINENKSFKNSDKIITLNSRDTKLLEKEYGYKSNAEIEVTLPIPKIEKELKKLFNSVEFNLLFVGTASLKPNLNGVEFFIKNVLEGVEADLYIVGKGMEKYKEKFEKLNKKVKVIGTVENLDNYYLDADAVIAPIFAGGGMKVKTGEALSYGKTIFGTIESFQGYEMDYDKVGGICNSSKEFIEKINNYIKYWKNNGMPKINKYTNEIFIEKYSYNSSIKKFKKLFEELEVKGNTNDNTI; encoded by the coding sequence ATGAAAGAAATTTTATTTATAACGAATAGATTAAAAAAAGATAATAAAAGTGGAGGTTATTTAGGATCTAAAAGAAATTTAGAAAATATAGTAACTATTTTTGGAAAAGAAAAAGTTGATATCTATGATGTTATATCTAAAAATATTTTTTCAAGAATTGTGAGTATAACTTTTTTTAATAGATTAGAATCCAGTTCATTAATTATAGAAAATAAAATAATTAAGAAAATAGAAATAGAAAATTATAATATTATTTTTTTAGATAATAGTGGATTTGGTTATTTAGCAGAAAAAATTAAAAAAAAATTTCCTGAAAAGAAAATAATAATATTTTGCCATGATATTAATTATTGCTTTTTCTCTTCTATACTTATTGAATATAAAAAAGATAAATTTAATTTAAAAAGCTTTTTTAGAATATTAAAAGCTAAAAAAGAAATCTTTAATGCAAAAATAAATGAAAATAAATCTTTTAAAAATTCAGATAAGATTATAACTCTTAATAGCAGAGATACAAAATTATTAGAAAAAGAGTATGGGTATAAATCTAATGCAGAGATAGAAGTAACTTTACCTATACCTAAAATAGAAAAAGAATTAAAGAAATTATTTAATTCAGTAGAATTTAATTTACTTTTTGTGGGAACAGCAAGTTTAAAACCTAATTTAAATGGAGTAGAATTTTTTATAAAAAATGTTTTAGAAGGAGTAGAAGCAGATTTATATATTGTAGGCAAGGGAATGGAAAAATATAAAGAAAAATTTGAAAAATTAAATAAAAAAGTAAAAGTTATTGGAACAGTTGAAAATTTAGATAATTACTATTTAGATGCTGATGCAGTAATAGCTCCTATTTTTGCTGGAGGAGGGATGAAAGTAAAAACTGGAGAAGCGCTATCTTATGGAAAAACTATCTTTGGAACTATAGAATCCTTTCAAGGTTATGAAATGGATTATGACAAAGTTGGCGGTATTTGTAATTCTTCAAAAGAATTTATAGAAAAAATAAATAATTATATAAAATATTGGAAAAATAATGGAATGCCTAAAATAAATAAATATACAAATGAAATTTTTATAGAAAAATATAGCTATAATTCTTCAATAAAAAAATTTAAAAAATTATTTGAAGAACTAGAAGTGAAAGGAAATACAAATGATAATACGATCTAA
- a CDS encoding dehydrogenase: MIIRSKAPLRLGLAGGGTDVSPYCDEYGGVVLNVTVDMYAYCTIEPTADNRIIFNSTDRHEIFEGESKDYLEIDNNLLLHKGVYNKIVKRYNDGKPLSFKMTTYSDAPAGSGLGSSSTMVVAIIKAYMEWLNLPLGEYDIANLAYEIERIDLNLSGGKQDQFSATFGGFNFMEFYSENRVIVNPLRLKKWIKNEIESSLILYYTGTSRESAKIIDEQIKNVKEKSEKSLEGMHELKESAIEMKNAILRGDFKRFAECLKNGWISKKKMSNAISNNFINETYDFIMNNGGKAAKVSGAGGGGFMMILCDPKERYALIEKLRRKEGKVILAQFSEKGAQAWTLYE, encoded by the coding sequence ATGATAATACGATCTAAAGCACCTTTAAGATTAGGACTTGCTGGAGGAGGAACAGATGTATCTCCATATTGTGATGAATATGGAGGAGTTGTGCTTAATGTTACAGTAGATATGTATGCCTATTGTACTATTGAGCCTACTGCTGATAATAGGATAATTTTTAATTCAACTGATAGACATGAAATATTTGAAGGAGAGAGTAAGGATTATTTAGAAATAGATAATAATCTTTTGCTTCATAAAGGAGTCTATAATAAAATCGTTAAAAGGTACAATGATGGGAAACCATTATCTTTTAAAATGACAACTTATTCAGATGCTCCAGCAGGTTCAGGTTTAGGCTCTTCTTCAACAATGGTAGTAGCTATAATAAAAGCATATATGGAATGGTTAAATTTACCATTAGGGGAATATGATATAGCTAATTTGGCATATGAGATAGAAAGAATAGATTTGAATTTAAGTGGAGGGAAACAAGACCAATTTTCTGCTACATTTGGTGGATTTAACTTTATGGAATTTTATTCAGAAAATAGAGTGATAGTAAATCCATTAAGATTGAAAAAATGGATAAAAAATGAGATAGAAAGTTCACTTATTCTATATTATACAGGAACTTCAAGAGAATCTGCAAAAATAATTGATGAGCAAATCAAAAATGTAAAAGAAAAGTCTGAAAAAAGTTTAGAAGGAATGCATGAATTAAAGGAATCAGCCATTGAGATGAAAAATGCAATTTTAAGAGGTGACTTCAAAAGGTTTGCTGAGTGTCTAAAAAATGGATGGATATCTAAAAAGAAAATGTCAAATGCAATTTCTAATAATTTTATAAATGAAACTTATGATTTTATAATGAATAATGGTGGAAAAGCAGCTAAAGTATCAGGAGCAGGTGGAGGGGGTTTTATGATGATACTTTGTGATCCAAAAGAAAGATATGCTCTAATAGAAAAATTAAGAAGAAAAGAAGGGAAAGTTATATTGGCACAATTTTCAGAAAAAGGGGCACAGGCTTGGACTTTATATGAATAA